A window from Chitinophaga filiformis encodes these proteins:
- a CDS encoding dual specificity protein phosphatase family protein encodes MATRIYWLHKFENSSQLGIMSRPRGNEWLEEEILSAKRQGVKVIVSLLEKDEILELDLQRQPAICAKHEILYLHFPIPDRSIPSQDKQLHHFIRQVQERIALGESTVIHCRMGIGRSSIIAGYLMVQDGYKPDEVFSYIGKVRGLRVPDTDEQEDWLKRISLTLKKSSFRI; translated from the coding sequence ATGGCTACAAGAATATATTGGCTGCACAAGTTTGAAAATTCGTCCCAGCTGGGGATCATGTCAAGACCCAGGGGAAATGAGTGGCTGGAAGAAGAAATTCTGAGTGCTAAAAGGCAGGGAGTGAAAGTAATTGTATCCTTGCTGGAGAAGGATGAGATCCTGGAGCTGGACCTGCAACGCCAACCTGCCATATGCGCCAAACATGAGATCCTGTATTTACACTTCCCTATACCAGACAGGTCCATTCCAAGCCAGGACAAACAGTTGCATCACTTCATCAGGCAGGTACAGGAAAGAATAGCACTGGGCGAGAGCACAGTGATTCATTGCCGCATGGGCATAGGCCGTTCATCTATTATAGCCGGATACCTGATGGTGCAGGATGGATATAAGCCCGATGAGGTATTTAGCTACATCGGTAAGGTACGCGGGTTGCGGGTACCGGATACTGATGAGCAGGAAGACTGGCTGAAAAGGATCAGTCTTACGCTTAAAAAAAGTAGTTTTCGGATATAA
- a CDS encoding succinate dehydrogenase cytochrome b subunit, whose protein sequence is MINFSQFLHSSIGRKLIMSITGLFLCLFLIVHLGGNLTLFAGDEGYNFNIYAHFMTHFLPVEIISYGLYISILIHAFYALLLTVKNSQARPVKYAVAPKTPVKWASLNMGLLGSIIFLFLIIHMSNFWARYKFMEGTYREYRKELLTGTLTSAVYEPVSPDFEYAVTTESNVEIVRVKDLYAIVAHSFSLWWYSLLYLVAMVAVSYHLYHGFQSAFRTVGMVQKRYTPVIQFTGIWLFAVIIPLTFASMPLVFYIKSLL, encoded by the coding sequence ATGATAAATTTTTCGCAATTCCTTCATTCTTCTATAGGCAGAAAACTGATCATGTCTATCACAGGGTTGTTCCTATGCCTTTTCCTTATAGTACATCTGGGAGGCAACCTTACTTTGTTTGCCGGCGATGAAGGTTATAACTTTAATATCTATGCCCATTTTATGACCCACTTCCTGCCTGTTGAAATTATCAGCTATGGGCTGTACATCTCGATATTGATACATGCTTTCTATGCACTTTTGCTGACGGTGAAAAATAGCCAGGCACGTCCCGTGAAATATGCGGTTGCTCCCAAAACGCCTGTGAAATGGGCCTCCCTGAATATGGGATTGCTGGGCAGCATTATTTTCCTGTTCCTTATTATACATATGAGTAACTTCTGGGCCAGGTATAAATTCATGGAGGGAACTTACAGGGAATACCGGAAAGAACTGCTGACGGGAACCCTGACATCTGCCGTTTATGAGCCGGTCTCACCTGATTTTGAATATGCCGTGACTACAGAAAGCAATGTTGAGATCGTGCGAGTGAAAGACCTGTATGCGATAGTGGCGCATAGCTTTAGCCTGTGGTGGTATTCCTTATTGTACCTGGTAGCGATGGTGGCGGTATCCTATCATTTGTACCATGGTTTTCAGAGCGCTTTCCGGACGGTGGGAATGGTACAGAAAAGATATACGCCTGTTATACAATTCACTGGTATATGGCTCTTCGCGGTCATTATTCCATTGACGTTTGCATCGATGCCGCTGGTGTTCTACATAAAAAGCCTGCTATAA
- a CDS encoding SDR family oxidoreductase, with the protein MKYEIEGKVVAITGASSGIGKAIALMLAREGAKVVLGARRSEHLAELAAAIKAEGGEVAYTVTDVKRRDDLTKLVKLACDNYGRLDVMINNAGIAQLSRIDELDIDGWEEMIDVNLKGVLYGFAAAIPVFREQGAGHIVNIISTSGIKIVPLQGVYAGTKNAVRTISEALRQESDGWLRVTGISPGFVQTEFVNNLKNEQMRTAALEKMKTIGISPDAIASTVAFAIGQPANVDVGDIVVRPAAQD; encoded by the coding sequence ATGAAATATGAAATTGAAGGAAAAGTTGTAGCTATTACCGGGGCAAGCAGCGGTATTGGCAAAGCCATTGCACTTATGCTGGCCCGTGAAGGAGCAAAGGTGGTATTGGGCGCCCGCCGGTCTGAGCACCTGGCGGAACTGGCTGCGGCTATAAAGGCAGAAGGTGGCGAGGTGGCTTATACTGTTACCGATGTAAAGCGCAGGGACGATCTGACAAAGCTCGTGAAATTGGCTTGCGACAATTATGGCAGGCTGGATGTGATGATCAACAATGCCGGGATAGCCCAGTTATCCCGCATAGACGAACTGGATATTGACGGATGGGAGGAAATGATCGATGTGAACCTGAAAGGCGTTTTATATGGGTTTGCAGCTGCCATACCGGTTTTCCGGGAGCAGGGCGCCGGGCATATCGTCAACATTATTTCCACTTCCGGAATAAAGATCGTTCCCCTGCAAGGTGTTTATGCAGGTACAAAGAACGCGGTACGTACCATCAGCGAAGCATTGCGGCAGGAGTCTGACGGCTGGCTGCGTGTAACCGGAATCTCACCGGGTTTTGTACAGACGGAATTCGTGAACAACCTGAAGAATGAGCAAATGAGAACTGCCGCTCTCGAAAAAATGAAAACGATCGGCATTTCTCCTGACGCCATTGCCAGTACAGTTGCGTTTGCTATCGGCCAGCCTGCGAATGTGGATGTGGGCGATATTGTAGTCCGTCCTGCCGCACAGGATTAA
- a CDS encoding alpha/beta hydrolase — MSIIKQFVSAVLMGSIVFFSSLHPAQSQSVSKGVKNVVLVHGAFADGSSWSKVIAILHARGFNVIAVQNPLTSVAEDAAAARRAIAQMDGPVLLVGHSYGGMVVSEAGNDPKVAGLVYVCALIPDENQAVADVLKPYPPAPGGAEFQQDAAGFLTLSLKGINEHFAQDLNAEDRWIVYATQGPWAVKATTDKVSTPAWKTKPSWCIIGQEDHMVIPELARAEAKMIKATTLELKSSHVPMLSQPDKVAAFIIRAAGQL, encoded by the coding sequence ATGTCGATTATTAAACAATTTGTGTCAGCCGTATTGATGGGTAGTATTGTATTTTTTTCGTCGTTGCATCCAGCACAATCACAATCCGTCTCAAAGGGAGTTAAAAATGTAGTGTTGGTCCATGGTGCGTTTGCTGATGGTTCAAGCTGGTCAAAGGTCATTGCTATACTTCACGCGAGGGGATTCAATGTAATAGCTGTACAAAATCCGCTTACTTCTGTAGCAGAAGACGCAGCTGCGGCCAGGAGGGCCATTGCGCAGATGGACGGGCCTGTCCTGCTTGTAGGACATTCATATGGCGGTATGGTGGTATCCGAAGCAGGAAATGACCCTAAGGTTGCGGGCCTGGTCTATGTCTGTGCGTTGATCCCTGATGAGAACCAGGCAGTAGCTGATGTATTGAAACCATATCCTCCTGCTCCTGGCGGTGCGGAATTCCAACAGGATGCGGCAGGATTCCTGACGCTGTCACTCAAAGGGATCAATGAACATTTTGCGCAGGACCTGAATGCGGAAGACAGATGGATTGTTTACGCTACACAAGGGCCATGGGCAGTTAAAGCCACAACAGATAAAGTATCTACACCAGCCTGGAAGACTAAACCTTCCTGGTGTATCATTGGTCAGGAAGATCATATGGTGATCCCGGAATTGGCAAGGGCAGAAGCAAAAATGATAAAGGCAACTACACTTGAACTGAAATCAAGTCACGTTCCCATGTTGTCACAGCCCGACAAGGTGGCTGCCTTCATCATCCGCGCAGCTGGTCAATTGTAG
- a CDS encoding YciI family protein encodes MQEFLLVIHRDLTSANPAPSPEEMKEALKPYQEWVAGIAAQDKLVAPPKRWDVDGRVIKHEKKKDHVYNGPYAEGKESIGGLFLIKAKDYDEAVEIAKGCPIIKYGAIVEVRMAITAA; translated from the coding sequence ATGCAAGAATTCCTCTTAGTGATCCACAGAGATCTGACCAGCGCTAACCCGGCACCTTCCCCGGAGGAGATGAAAGAAGCCCTTAAGCCGTATCAGGAATGGGTAGCTGGTATTGCGGCGCAGGATAAACTGGTAGCCCCTCCCAAACGCTGGGATGTTGACGGTCGCGTTATTAAACATGAGAAAAAGAAAGATCATGTATACAATGGGCCCTATGCCGAAGGCAAGGAATCTATCGGGGGCCTGTTCCTGATAAAAGCAAAAGATTACGATGAGGCAGTAGAGATAGCAAAAGGCTGTCCGATCATTAAATACGGTGCTATCGTTGAAGTACGTATGGCTATCACCGCTGCCTGA
- a CDS encoding IS3 family transposase, with translation MGNVCGLFGKSRQAFYKRKNSDHQFGLEMAIVLDKAEQIRASQKRLGARKLHRMLSQTLQHHKIKLGRDRFFNLLAENGMLVRKRKRKKIRTTDSNHPFKKYPNLIKELKLSQANQVWVSDITYLPLVGSRFCYLSLITDAYSRKIVGYCLHPSLEAEGPIEALKMALSDIKNPIKYSLIHHSDRGSQYCSKNYIELLNDSHVGISMAEKGNPYENAIAERVNGILKLEFGLDRLFKNYEAAAAIVAETIRIYNEQRPHTSCDYLTPNQAHTKQGELVRRWRTKKKDGPKSGLTADTVNLIQD, from the coding sequence TTGGGTAATGTTTGCGGACTGTTTGGTAAAAGCAGACAAGCTTTTTATAAGCGGAAAAACAGCGATCATCAATTTGGCCTGGAAATGGCCATCGTTCTTGACAAAGCGGAGCAAATCAGAGCTTCACAAAAGCGACTGGGCGCCAGAAAACTTCATAGAATGCTTTCACAAACTCTTCAACATCATAAAATTAAATTAGGCAGGGATCGATTTTTCAATCTGTTGGCTGAAAATGGAATGCTTGTCCGTAAAAGAAAACGTAAGAAAATACGGACTACCGATTCTAATCATCCCTTCAAAAAATATCCTAATCTGATTAAAGAGCTGAAGCTTAGTCAGGCTAACCAGGTGTGGGTTAGTGATATTACTTACCTTCCTTTGGTAGGCTCCCGGTTCTGTTATTTGAGCCTGATAACTGATGCTTATTCAAGAAAAATCGTCGGTTATTGCTTACATCCATCACTGGAGGCCGAAGGGCCTATTGAGGCCTTAAAAATGGCTTTATCGGATATAAAGAATCCCATCAAATATAGCCTGATTCACCACTCTGACAGAGGGTCACAATATTGTAGTAAAAACTACATAGAATTACTTAATGATAGTCACGTCGGCATTAGTATGGCCGAGAAGGGCAACCCGTATGAAAATGCCATTGCTGAGCGAGTAAATGGAATATTAAAGTTAGAATTTGGCCTGGACCGGTTATTTAAAAACTATGAAGCCGCGGCTGCTATAGTAGCAGAGACTATCCGCATCTACAATGAACAAAGGCCTCATACAAGCTGCGACTATCTGACTCCGAATCAGGCACATACAAAACAAGGGGAATTAGTAAGGAGATGGCGAACCAAGAAAAAAGATGGTCCAAAATCAGGATTAACAGCAGATACTGTCAACCTGATCCAGGACTAA
- a CDS encoding SDR family oxidoreductase has translation MKIVVIGGTGLIGSKTVNRLRALGHEVIAASPNSGVNTITGEGLSEAMEGTDVVIDLANSPSFEDKAVMEFFETSGRNLLAAEAKAGVRHHIALSVVGTERLQDSGYMRAKQVQENLIRQSGLPFSIIHSTQFFEFLGSIAASGAKGEAIHLSPAAVQPIASDDVADAVTAVAVGAPLNGIVEIAGPERVGLATLVGRYLAKKGDPRSIVADPHALYFGAALNDQSLVPGPNPRIGKIDFETWFAGQAVSV, from the coding sequence ATGAAAATAGTAGTAATCGGCGGCACCGGCCTTATCGGCTCCAAGACAGTAAACAGGCTTCGCGCACTTGGCCACGAAGTAATTGCAGCATCTCCAAATTCAGGCGTCAACACCATCACGGGTGAAGGGCTTTCGGAAGCAATGGAGGGCACAGATGTGGTGATAGACCTGGCTAACTCTCCTTCCTTTGAAGACAAGGCTGTAATGGAGTTCTTCGAAACTTCAGGTCGCAACCTGCTGGCAGCAGAGGCCAAAGCAGGCGTCAGGCATCATATCGCTTTGTCGGTAGTAGGTACGGAAAGACTGCAGGACAGTGGTTATATGCGTGCAAAACAGGTACAGGAAAACCTGATCAGGCAATCAGGCCTGCCATTCTCGATTATACATTCTACCCAGTTCTTTGAGTTCCTGGGAAGTATTGCTGCTTCCGGCGCAAAAGGTGAGGCCATTCATTTATCGCCCGCCGCTGTGCAGCCTATTGCATCAGATGATGTAGCTGATGCCGTAACTGCTGTCGCAGTGGGAGCGCCACTCAATGGCATCGTAGAAATTGCTGGTCCGGAAAGGGTCGGTCTTGCTACGCTGGTAGGCCGTTACCTGGCTAAAAAAGGCGATCCGCGCAGCATTGTTGCCGATCCGCATGCCTTGTATTTCGGCGCAGCGCTGAATGACCAGTCGCTGGTGCCCGGCCCGAATCCACGTATTGGCAAGATCGATTTCGAAACCTGGTTCGCCGGCCAGGCGGTAAGCGTGTAA
- a CDS encoding family 16 glycosylhydrolase codes for MKTLIAFVFIVTAPTLFACRKQAAPEQSPRLSLAAQQQAAVAASTWETVIDNSTFANYTAFEAAWNYLYPWGSDHNGTARMYGSPTDHNHIYLNNGVLTIKATRITWNEGNSSSDPYLPIRYHSGAVNTKLHIEVNDQFPNWEVKCDFQVPTVKGSWPAFWLTGVNSWPPESDIMEFKGDATNWQNTFRTPSDVSSTLTTVSSPGSWHTYRAWITKVSATNIDIHHYIDGVWKAVHNANFVGKPLYVIINMQMEGSSGTPGPTADTYLNARNIYIGRTREY; via the coding sequence ATGAAAACGCTAATTGCTTTTGTATTTATCGTAACGGCCCCTACATTGTTTGCCTGCCGGAAACAGGCAGCGCCTGAACAGTCACCCCGTCTTTCACTGGCAGCACAACAACAGGCGGCAGTAGCTGCATCCACCTGGGAGACGGTGATCGACAACTCCACTTTTGCCAATTACACCGCATTTGAGGCGGCATGGAATTACCTGTATCCATGGGGTTCGGATCATAACGGTACAGCCCGTATGTACGGAAGTCCAACAGATCACAATCACATCTATTTAAATAACGGTGTGCTTACCATAAAGGCGACGCGTATTACCTGGAATGAAGGTAACAGCAGCAGCGATCCATATCTGCCTATCAGGTATCATTCCGGAGCCGTCAACACGAAACTGCATATAGAGGTCAATGACCAATTCCCGAACTGGGAGGTAAAATGCGATTTCCAGGTGCCTACTGTCAAAGGTTCCTGGCCAGCTTTCTGGCTTACAGGCGTCAACAGCTGGCCTCCGGAAAGTGATATTATGGAATTTAAGGGCGACGCTACCAACTGGCAGAATACATTCAGAACACCATCCGATGTATCCAGTACACTTACAACAGTATCATCTCCCGGCAGCTGGCACACCTACCGTGCCTGGATCACGAAAGTAAGTGCTACTAATATTGATATCCACCATTACATTGATGGAGTATGGAAAGCGGTGCACAATGCGAACTTCGTAGGAAAGCCGCTCTACGTGATCATTAACATGCAGATGGAAGGTTCCAGTGGCACTCCCGGTCCTACTGCTGATACTTATTTGAATGCGAGGAATATTTATATAGGAAGGACCAGGGAATATTAA
- a CDS encoding DUF6304 family protein encodes MNQEIAAVYTDKHGSIHTSIINDAETLTITLDGIIFSGDTFVFFQPAANLPLPGRFSLGQLGQLTDFTLSCRIPIPTWKGGTAIQAFLLLEVDYSEDALLPSYSSPYFHFRFEMDNEIIEVGKLQQFEGVFERLQEKLPGNIVIKTCYTCQYSDYSVYGSDVFGDMLCFRNVKDSYTKVRDKSEYMDMMDDFERMVQETYLCEDFSPRIKGTGYRG; translated from the coding sequence ATGAATCAGGAAATCGCTGCTGTCTATACTGACAAACATGGCAGTATCCATACGTCCATTATCAATGATGCTGAAACCTTAACCATTACACTGGATGGCATCATCTTCTCCGGAGATACCTTCGTCTTTTTTCAGCCCGCCGCAAACCTTCCATTGCCCGGTCGCTTCTCCCTGGGTCAGCTCGGCCAGCTGACAGATTTTACATTAAGCTGTCGTATTCCTATTCCCACCTGGAAAGGGGGAACCGCCATACAGGCCTTTCTATTGCTGGAAGTGGACTATTCGGAAGATGCCCTCCTGCCCAGCTATAGCTCGCCTTACTTTCATTTCAGATTTGAAATGGACAATGAAATTATTGAAGTTGGAAAGCTGCAACAATTTGAAGGCGTATTCGAAAGATTGCAGGAAAAGTTGCCAGGCAACATTGTTATAAAAACCTGTTATACCTGCCAGTATTCCGATTACAGTGTATATGGCTCTGACGTTTTCGGCGACATGCTATGTTTCAGAAACGTAAAAGATTCCTATACAAAGGTCAGGGACAAGAGCGAGTATATGGATATGATGGATGATTTCGAGAGGATGGTACAGGAAACCTATCTGTGCGAAGACTTTAGTCCCCGTATCAAGGGAACAGGATACAGGGGATAA
- a CDS encoding sigma 54-interacting transcriptional regulator, translated as MKSITVNGKPETGSGKDLSTVPDQRIKRLENERRILLELGDDITKVREKNDLIVLFSSRLKSIFPFSHAIVSLIDYEARVYCPFLLDPKSSPIKEHADYPALVAGHFPLDEPFIQQVMENDAPSSFILEDIMDAPGSPPFLRVNYDGGVREILMTPLKSKGQVIGFLHMYVVNVNDFTDEFKSIIKGIAPQISGAVINIIRNEEISREERLNEVLLSLSNDMVKVRSRQDMLNVLNSGLREVIGFSHSMMTVMDESEEYYKAYLADADAGFRELTDYGDVLEMPSPVEDGIYDIASLYYKPLVFNMDAFDIDKAPLWFKLHYEMGAREMIVKILGDNGSSKYSLMLFGDRTGTFGKEAVSILQRISGQVFTAISNISANEEILKRENEKSFLLDFSSDIAGVRSKEDLAEVLRKCLRKLKPQLGYVIRKINDDRSTVSAYVYDALNIPDDDDELQEIINTRFPIQDGLQNRVLDSEIPLLFSVNVEMNRGNTSRYLQFWKRMGLKTMVGTALRTGDTKLGILWLGIEEVNIPLLQGICAQTSVAMSNIMANEELLRREREQSFLVEFSHNIACVRTKEELKETISEVLQKVLKVKLAMIRIIEDDGLTLRPYIYDESTFEKVSETFRMMASKNIDVNEPLTARVLESEEAVIFNVEEELRMGNPGQYIKLWKEVGAKNAFGAALRVGNVAVGTFWLLMDEINLTILKGICAQVSIAISNIRANEKILAYKQKLEMENDYLREQIKTIYNFSEIVGSGTQMQKVYRLISQVAESGSTVLLLGETGTGKELIARAIHNASPRRNKLMVKVNCAALPAHLIESELFGHEKGAFTGAIDRRIGKFELANNSTLFLDEIGEMPPELQVKLLRVLQERELERIGGKSTIKVDVRVIAATNRDLEAEVQAGRFRSDLYYRLNVFPISLPPLRERPEDIEPLANFFVAKFSKNAGKKVNRISPQVLQELKAYDWPGNVRELEHLIERSILLCEGQTLTEIHLPRHEEKDKQITGFYNVALEQIERAHIIGVLKRCSGKISGAGGAAEILEVPGTTLHSKMKKLGISKADYFIK; from the coding sequence ATGAAGAGCATAACTGTGAACGGAAAACCGGAAACGGGGAGTGGTAAAGACTTGAGCACTGTGCCGGACCAACGGATAAAGCGATTGGAGAACGAGCGCAGGATACTTCTGGAATTAGGCGATGACATCACCAAGGTCAGGGAGAAGAATGACCTGATCGTTTTATTTTCATCGCGACTCAAGTCCATCTTCCCTTTTTCCCATGCCATTGTTAGCCTGATAGACTATGAAGCAAGGGTATATTGCCCCTTTTTACTCGATCCCAAATCTTCCCCCATTAAAGAGCATGCGGATTACCCTGCTCTCGTTGCAGGACATTTTCCGCTGGATGAACCGTTTATTCAACAGGTGATGGAAAATGACGCCCCCAGTTCCTTTATCCTGGAAGATATTATGGATGCGCCGGGAAGTCCTCCTTTTCTGAGAGTGAACTATGATGGTGGCGTGAGGGAGATCCTAATGACCCCTCTTAAAAGCAAAGGGCAGGTGATAGGCTTCCTGCATATGTATGTTGTTAATGTCAATGACTTTACCGACGAGTTCAAAAGTATTATAAAGGGGATTGCCCCCCAGATATCAGGTGCGGTGATCAATATCATCAGGAATGAGGAAATAAGCCGGGAGGAAAGGCTGAACGAAGTGCTGTTGTCTTTAAGTAATGATATGGTGAAGGTCAGGAGCCGCCAGGACATGCTGAATGTGCTTAACTCCGGCCTGCGGGAGGTCATCGGTTTTTCTCACAGTATGATGACGGTGATGGACGAATCGGAAGAATACTATAAAGCCTACCTGGCTGATGCCGATGCGGGATTCAGGGAACTGACAGACTATGGCGATGTGCTTGAAATGCCCAGCCCTGTTGAAGACGGTATTTACGATATCGCCTCCCTTTATTACAAGCCGCTGGTCTTTAATATGGATGCCTTCGATATAGACAAAGCGCCTTTGTGGTTTAAGCTGCATTATGAAATGGGGGCGCGGGAAATGATCGTGAAGATACTGGGCGACAATGGTTCCTCAAAGTATAGCCTGATGTTGTTTGGTGATAGAACAGGGACTTTCGGAAAAGAGGCTGTAAGTATTCTCCAGCGTATATCCGGCCAGGTCTTTACCGCCATCAGTAATATATCGGCCAATGAGGAGATATTGAAAAGAGAGAATGAAAAATCATTCCTGCTGGATTTCAGTAGCGATATTGCCGGGGTAAGAAGTAAGGAAGATCTTGCGGAAGTACTGCGTAAGTGTCTTCGGAAACTAAAACCGCAGCTGGGGTATGTTATCCGGAAGATCAATGACGACAGGTCTACTGTAAGTGCCTATGTATATGACGCCCTTAATATTCCTGATGACGATGATGAACTGCAGGAAATCATTAATACCAGGTTCCCTATTCAAGACGGGTTGCAGAACAGGGTGCTCGACAGTGAAATTCCCCTTCTCTTCAGTGTAAATGTGGAGATGAACCGGGGAAATACTTCCAGGTACCTGCAATTCTGGAAGAGAATGGGGCTCAAAACAATGGTAGGCACGGCTTTGCGTACAGGAGATACCAAACTGGGTATTTTATGGTTAGGTATTGAAGAAGTGAATATACCGCTGTTGCAGGGCATATGCGCGCAGACTTCCGTTGCCATGTCCAACATCATGGCCAATGAAGAACTGCTCCGCAGGGAAAGGGAACAATCATTCCTGGTTGAATTCAGTCATAACATCGCTTGTGTACGTACAAAAGAAGAACTGAAAGAGACCATTTCCGAGGTACTGCAAAAAGTGTTGAAGGTAAAGCTGGCCATGATCCGCATTATAGAAGATGACGGTCTTACGCTCAGGCCTTATATATACGATGAAAGTACCTTTGAAAAAGTAAGCGAGACCTTCAGAATGATGGCATCAAAAAATATTGATGTAAATGAACCGCTTACGGCAAGGGTGCTGGAGAGTGAAGAAGCGGTTATCTTCAATGTGGAAGAAGAATTGCGGATGGGCAACCCAGGGCAGTATATTAAGCTCTGGAAAGAGGTGGGGGCAAAGAATGCCTTCGGCGCTGCATTGCGCGTAGGGAATGTAGCTGTGGGCACATTCTGGCTGCTGATGGATGAGATCAATCTCACTATTCTCAAAGGCATCTGTGCACAGGTGTCTATCGCCATCTCGAATATCCGCGCCAATGAAAAGATCCTTGCTTACAAGCAGAAGCTGGAAATGGAGAATGATTACCTGCGGGAGCAGATCAAAACGATCTACAATTTTTCAGAGATCGTAGGCAGTGGCACCCAGATGCAGAAGGTATACCGCCTGATATCCCAGGTGGCGGAATCCGGCTCGACGGTGCTGTTACTGGGCGAAACGGGTACCGGCAAGGAATTGATCGCACGGGCTATTCACAATGCATCTCCCCGAAGGAACAAACTGATGGTAAAAGTGAACTGCGCCGCTTTACCTGCCCACCTGATAGAAAGTGAGCTTTTCGGCCATGAGAAAGGCGCCTTCACCGGTGCCATAGACAGAAGGATCGGTAAGTTTGAGCTGGCAAACAACAGCACATTGTTCCTGGATGAAATAGGCGAGATGCCGCCGGAACTGCAGGTAAAATTGTTAAGAGTACTGCAGGAAAGGGAACTGGAGAGAATAGGAGGAAAGTCTACCATTAAGGTGGATGTGCGTGTCATTGCAGCCACCAACCGTGACCTGGAAGCTGAAGTACAGGCCGGCCGGTTCAGGTCTGACCTCTATTACAGGCTGAACGTGTTCCCTATTAGTCTGCCGCCATTGCGGGAACGGCCGGAAGATATTGAGCCGCTGGCCAATTTCTTTGTGGCTAAGTTTAGTAAAAATGCCGGTAAAAAAGTCAACCGCATCTCTCCGCAGGTATTGCAGGAATTAAAAGCTTATGATTGGCCGGGCAATGTCAGGGAGCTGGAACATCTGATAGAAAGAAGCATCCTGTTGTGCGAAGGGCAGACCTTAACAGAGATCCATCTGCCCAGGCACGAAGAAAAAGATAAGCAGATCACCGGGTTCTATAATGTGGCCCTGGAACAGATTGAGCGCGCACATATCATTGGTGTGCTGAAGAGATGCAGTGGTAAGATCTCAGGCGCAGGCGGGGCCGCAGAAATACTGGAGGTGCCCGGTACTACGCTTCATTCCAAGATGAAGAAACTGGGTATCTCAAAAGCAGATTATTTTATAAAATAA
- a CDS encoding helix-turn-helix domain-containing protein — MKKVSSALHVFDSISALMRHHEQPAPLHPLVALIDYNNCKAAVADVGEKYSLDFYKISFKTKFSGQVKYGQHYYDFEEGGLAFLAPRQIVTVPAETSSYEGYVLFFHADLIRNYPLGNNIHKYGFFSYDVSEALFLSEKEKNVIASLFDAISRELDNNIDHFSQDVLVSQIELLLNYSNRYYNRQFITRKTVHDDLISKMNLYLAERFDNRKSPLSGIPSVQELADHLGVSPRYLTDMLKSLTGLSAQQQIHLHLIEKAKHILSHTSLSTAEIAYELGFEHPQSFNKLFRQKTNMTPLEFRQSFS, encoded by the coding sequence ATGAAAAAGGTTTCATCAGCACTACATGTATTTGACAGTATATCTGCGTTAATGCGGCATCATGAACAACCTGCTCCGCTGCATCCGTTGGTGGCATTAATAGACTATAACAACTGCAAGGCGGCGGTGGCAGACGTGGGAGAGAAATATTCCCTCGACTTTTACAAGATATCATTTAAGACCAAATTCAGCGGCCAGGTGAAATATGGCCAGCACTACTATGATTTTGAAGAGGGTGGCCTTGCCTTTTTAGCCCCGCGTCAGATCGTTACGGTACCTGCTGAGACAAGCAGTTATGAGGGGTATGTCCTTTTCTTCCATGCTGACCTTATCAGGAATTATCCACTGGGAAATAATATCCATAAATACGGTTTCTTTTCCTATGACGTGTCTGAGGCCCTTTTCCTGTCAGAAAAGGAGAAGAACGTGATTGCTTCCCTTTTTGACGCTATTTCCAGGGAACTGGATAATAACATCGACCATTTTAGCCAGGATGTACTGGTATCACAGATAGAACTGCTGTTGAATTATAGCAACCGTTATTACAACAGGCAATTCATTACCCGGAAGACCGTTCACGATGACCTGATCAGCAAAATGAACCTGTACCTGGCGGAGCGCTTTGATAACCGTAAGTCTCCTTTAAGCGGCATCCCCTCTGTCCAGGAACTGGCGGATCATCTGGGTGTTTCCCCGAGGTATTTAACCGATATGCTGAAATCGCTCACCGGCCTGAGTGCCCAACAACAGATCCATCTTCATCTCATTGAAAAAGCGAAACACATTTTAAGCCATACCAGCCTGAGCACCGCGGAGATCGCCTATGAACTGGGCTTTGAGCACCCGCAGTCATTCAATAAACTGTTCAGGCAGAAGACGAATATGACACCGCTGGAGTTCAGGCAGTCTTTTTCCTGA